A single region of the Triticum dicoccoides isolate Atlit2015 ecotype Zavitan chromosome 2B, WEW_v2.0, whole genome shotgun sequence genome encodes:
- the LOC119367076 gene encoding plasma membrane ATPase-like translates to MLIALIWKFDFSPFMILVIAILNDGTIMTISKDRVKPSPHPDSWKLLEIFITGIVYGAYLAVLTVVFFFAMTSTDFFSEKFHVRSLRSNKDAMMSAVYLQVSIISQALIFVTRSRCWCFQERPGLWLCFAFVVAHIRTVVR, encoded by the exons ATGCTGATTGCGCTGATTTGGAAGTTCGATTTCTCGCCGTttatgatcctggtcattgccattCTCAACGACG GCACAATCATGACCATCTCCAAGGACAGAGTGAAGCCATCCCCACATCCAGATAGCTGGAAGCTACTGGAGATCTTCATCACCGGCATCGTCTATGGTGCCTACCTTGCTGTGTTGACCGTGGTGTTCTTCTTCGCCATGACTAGCACCGACTTCTTCAGC GAGAAGTTCCACGTGCGTTCGCTAAGGAGCAACAAGGACGCGATGATGTCTGCCGTCTACCTTCAAGTGAGCATCATCAGCCAGGCCCTCATCTTCGTCACCCGGTCGCGCTGCTGGTGCTTCCAGGAGCGCCCGGGGCTCTGGCTCTGCTTCGCCTTCGTCGTCGCGCATATC AGAACGGTTGTTCGGTGA